Genomic window (Chlamydiota bacterium):
TTTGATTGAACCACGCTTCGAGTCCATATTTTTTGGAGATGATAAAACGTTAGTTTCGAGCAAGTCCATGTGTGCAGTGGAAAAGAAAATAAAGGTCTGGTATGACAAAGAGGGCGATTACCTTGAGGTTTCGTTTGAACGTAAGCCAGGCTATGTTAGAGAGACGGCGCATGATGCTATTATGGAAAAGGTTGATAAAAAGGGGCATGTCCTTGGCTTTTCCGTCCTAGGAGTGAGTGCGTTGAAAGGGAAGAAACCTTTATC
Coding sequences:
- a CDS encoding DUF2283 domain-containing protein, which codes for MEKKIKVWYDKEGDYLEVSFERKPGYVRETAHDAIMEKVDKKGHVLGFSVLGVSALKGKKPLS